The Aphis gossypii isolate Hap1 chromosome 3, ASM2018417v2, whole genome shotgun sequence genome includes a region encoding these proteins:
- the LOC114123912 gene encoding ring canal kelch homolog: MNALQNSTSNTDQNQILKPDINESECFKNCNHPISMLEDLQLLRKNEVLCDIKLKADDGTVLYAHKVVLVSASPYFRAMFTCFSESNKDVVNIKHLDSTVLLLLLDFIYTGEITISSKYIKVLLPASNFLQLEFVRDACVKFLQKQLNPSNCLGIRAFADLHNCMELVSSSKAYTNQQFLKVIKGDEFLSLTSDELIHLISSDDINAAYEERVFECVMKWVKHELSSRYDSLPRLMEHVRLPLVSLDYILKEVVEEPLLKKSPKFKDYIKEALNFHKLKTQQVFIIPQTIRTTPRLSGYKVILMLSLCNKTLMCDTNWYDPATKSWKFSIGMDECIRPIGLVTVTNQFLFSVGGFYTPNSQTLEMLDLFSYSPCWTPMPDMLVIRFNLGVGVLNNCIYVVGGSNKKGSLNSAEVFDIYTKEWRMISKMSTKRSTLSVGVLDNLIYAVGGYSGSATLKSVECYDPNHDTWTSVAEMSVGRFGASIGVLNGVMYVVGGNTGSGNLKSVEAYTPNTGVWSSVADMHLCRFYPGVFAINDLLYVIGGNRGSTCSLEIYHPDTNSWELETLPKNFGKMICGVVVDRLCQFRIN; this comes from the exons ATGAATGCCCTACAAAATTCAACTAGTAATACtgatcaaaatcaaattttgaaaccTGACATTAATGAATCAGAatgctttaaaaattgtaatcatcCGATCAGCATGCTTGAAGATCTACAATTATTGCGCAA AAATGAAGTTTTatgtgatataaaattaaaagcggATGATGGTACTGTACTATATGCACATAAAGTTGTTTTAGTATCTGCAAGTCCATATTTTCGTGCAATGTTCACTTGTTTTAGCGAAAGCAATAAAGatgttgttaatataaaacatctaGATTCCACTGTTTTACTCCTGTTattggattttatttatactggtGAAATCACAATAAGCAGTAAATATATCAag GTGTTGTTACCAGCTTCTAATTTCTTACAGTTAGAGTTTGTAAGAGATgcgtgtgttaaatttttacaaaaacaactGAACCCTTCAAACTGTCTTGGTATCAGAGCATTTGCTGACTTACATAACTGTATGGAATTGGTGTCTAGTTCTAAAGCATATACTAatcaacaattttt aaaAGTGATTAAAGGTGATGAGTTTCTATCTTTAACTTCTGATGAACTGATTCACCTAATTTCGAGTGATGATATTAATGCTGCATATGAAGAAAGA gTATTTGAATGTGTTATGAAATGGGTAAAACATGAATTGAGTAGTAGGTATGATAGTTTACCTAGATTAATGGAACATGTACGTTTGCCACTAGTATCCTTAGATTATATACTAAAAGAAGTTGTTGAGGAACCTCTTCTTAAAAAAAGTcctaaat ttaaagattatataaaagaagctttaaattttcataaactcAAGACTCAGcaggtttttattattccacAAACAATTCGTACTACACCGAGACTGTCTGGATATAAa GTTATTCTTATGTTaagtttatgtaataaaacacTGATGTGTGATACAAACTGGTATGATCCTGCAACCAAATCATGGAAATTTTCGATTGGAATGGATGAATGCATTAGGCCAATTGGTCTAGTAACAGtgacaaatcaatttttattttctgtaggTGGTTTTTATACGCCGAATTCTCAGACTCTTGAAATgcttgatttattttcatattcacCCTGTTGGACGCCAATGCCCGACATGTTAGTTATTCGATTTAATTTAGGAGTtggtgttttaaataattgcatatatGTT GTCGGTGGATCTAATAAGAAAGGTAGTCTGAATAGTGCAGAGgtgtttgatatttatactaaagaaTGGCGAATGATATCTAAGATGTCTACCAAGAGAAGTACTTTAAGTGTTGGAGTGctcgataatttaatatatgca GTAGGAGGTTATAGCGGATCAGCAACTTTAAAATCTGTTGAATGTTATGATCCTAATCATGACACTTGGACATCAGTTGCAGAAATGTCAGTAGGTCGCTTTGGTGCTAGTATTGGAGTCCTAAATGGTGTTATGTATGTTGTTGGTGGTAATACTGGATCAGGAAATCTTAAAAGTGTCGAGGCTTATACACCAAACACTGGAGTTTGGTCATCTGTTGCTGATATGCACTTATGCCGATTCTATCCTg gagtgtttgcaataaatgatttattgtatgttattgGTGGAAATCGTGGATCTACTTGTTCTCTAGAAATATACCACCCTGACACAAATTCTTGGGAATTAGAAACATTGCCAAAAAATTTTGGTAAAATGATTTGTGGAGTAGTGGTTGATAGGCTATGtcaatttagaattaattaa
- the LOC114123917 gene encoding kelch-like protein 2 — protein sequence MFLTNVYQPSANVWSSIADMHSHRFNPGVFTVNGLLYVLGGSHEFSYLDSLEIYNPKTNTWSIETLSKGVGEIFDGIVIDRPTPFNPN from the exons ATGTTCTTGACCAATGTTTATCAACCAAGTGCTAACGTTTGGTCTTCTATTGCTGATATGCACTCACATCGATTCAATCCag gaGTGTTCACAGTAAATGGTTTATTGTATGTTCTCGGCGGAAGTCACGAATTTTCTTATTTGGATTCTTTAGAAATATACAATCCAAAAACCAATACCTGGTCCATTGAAACATTATCAAAAGGTGTTGGTGAAATTTTCGACGGGATAGTTATTGATAGACCAACACCTTTTAATcctaattaa